In one window of Streptomyces griseus subsp. griseus DNA:
- the rpsA gene encoding 30S ribosomal protein S1, with the protein MTSSTETTATTPQVAVNDIGDADAFLAAIDETIKYFNDGDIVDGVIVKVDRDEVLLDIGYKTEGVIPSRELSIKHDVDPNEVVKVGDEIEALVLQKEDKEGRLILSKKRAQYERAWGTIEKIKEEDGIVTGTVIEVVKGGLILDIGLRGFLPASLVEMRRVRDLQPYVGKELEAKIIELDKNRNNVVLSRRAWLEQTQSEVRQTFLTTLQKGQVRSGVVSSIVNFGAFVDLGGVDGLVHVSELSWKHIDHPSEVVEVGQEVTVEVLDVDMDRERVSLSLKATQEDPWQQFARTHQIGQVVPGKVTKLVPFGAFVRVDEGIEGLVHISELAERHVEIPEQVVQVNDEIFVKVIDIDLERRRISLSLKQANESFGGDPASVEFDPTLYGMAASYDDQGNYIYPEGFDPETNDWLEGFEAQREVWETQYAEAQQRFEQHQAQVIKSREADEAAAAEGAAAPAGAAPAASGGSGGGSYSSESADNSGALASDEALAALREKLAGGQS; encoded by the coding sequence ATGACGAGCAGCACCGAGACCACCGCCACCACGCCGCAGGTTGCGGTCAACGACATCGGCGACGCGGACGCGTTCCTCGCGGCGATCGACGAGACGATCAAGTACTTCAACGACGGCGACATCGTTGACGGTGTCATCGTCAAGGTCGACCGCGACGAGGTTCTCCTCGACATCGGTTACAAGACCGAAGGTGTCATCCCGAGCCGCGAGCTCTCGATCAAGCACGACGTCGACCCCAACGAGGTCGTCAAGGTCGGCGACGAGATCGAGGCCCTGGTTCTCCAGAAGGAGGACAAGGAAGGCCGCCTGATCCTCTCGAAGAAGCGCGCTCAGTACGAGCGTGCCTGGGGCACCATCGAGAAGATCAAGGAAGAGGACGGCATCGTCACCGGTACCGTCATCGAGGTCGTCAAGGGTGGTCTCATCCTCGACATCGGCCTCCGTGGCTTCCTCCCGGCGTCGCTCGTCGAGATGCGTCGTGTCCGCGACCTCCAGCCCTACGTCGGCAAGGAGCTCGAGGCGAAGATCATCGAGCTGGACAAGAACCGCAACAACGTGGTCCTGTCCCGCCGTGCCTGGCTCGAGCAGACCCAGTCCGAGGTTCGCCAGACGTTCCTCACCACCCTCCAGAAGGGTCAGGTCCGCTCCGGCGTCGTCTCCTCGATCGTCAACTTCGGTGCCTTCGTGGACCTGGGTGGCGTCGACGGTCTCGTGCACGTCTCCGAGCTCTCCTGGAAGCACATCGACCACCCCTCCGAGGTTGTCGAGGTCGGCCAGGAAGTCACCGTCGAGGTCCTCGACGTCGACATGGACCGCGAGCGCGTCTCCCTGTCGCTCAAGGCGACGCAGGAAGACCCGTGGCAGCAGTTCGCCCGGACGCACCAGATCGGTCAGGTCGTCCCGGGTAAGGTCACGAAGCTCGTTCCGTTCGGTGCGTTCGTCCGCGTCGACGAGGGCATCGAGGGTCTGGTCCACATCTCCGAGCTGGCCGAGCGCCACGTGGAGATCCCGGAGCAGGTCGTCCAGGTCAACGACGAGATCTTCGTCAAGGTCATCGACATCGACCTCGAGCGCCGCCGCATCAGCCTCTCGCTGAAGCAGGCCAACGAGTCCTTCGGTGGCGACCCGGCCTCGGTCGAGTTCGACCCGACGCTGTACGGCATGGCCGCGTCGTACGACGACCAGGGCAACTACATCTACCCCGAGGGCTTCGACCCCGAGACCAACGACTGGCTCGAGGGCTTCGAGGCGCAGCGCGAGGTCTGGGAGACCCAGTACGCCGAGGCGCAGCAGCGCTTCGAGCAGCACCAGGCCCAGGTCATCAAGTCCCGCGAGGCCGACGAGGCCGCCGCTGCCGAGGGTGCTGCCGCCCCGGCCGGCGCCGCTCCGGCCGCCTCGGGTGGCTCCGGTGGCGGTTCGTACTCCTCGGAGTCGGCGGACAACTCCGGCGCCCTGGCGTCGGACGAGGCCCTCGCCGCCCTGCGCGAGAAGCTGGCGGGTGGCCAGAGCTGA